A genomic segment from Variovorax paradoxus B4 encodes:
- a CDS encoding Bug family tripartite tricarboxylate transporter substrate binding protein, giving the protein MKNRLARCLAVLSLAAAASASAQTFPAKPIRWLVPYAAGGGSDFLARTVAQTLSTQVGQPVLVDNKPGGNTALAAAETARAPADGYTVLSADNGTLVFNPALYKSLSYSPAKDLAPVTLMGKFPMILVVGANSGMATARDFIARAKAKPGDVSYASAGAGSPHHLAMELLKVEAGLFMVHVPYRGAAPALADVVGGQLPAMMVDLAAGAGFIKGGKVRALAVANPTRLPQLPDVPTFAELGYKNVEAAALVGVVVPSATPPEVVNTLNRQLVAAINEPSVRTRMTDFGVEPVGSTPAQYAALLKSETTRWHKLIRDLKITLD; this is encoded by the coding sequence GCCGTTCTTTCCCTCGCTGCCGCGGCAAGCGCCAGTGCCCAGACCTTTCCCGCCAAGCCGATCCGCTGGCTCGTTCCGTACGCGGCGGGCGGCGGCTCCGACTTCCTGGCGCGCACGGTGGCGCAGACGCTCTCCACCCAGGTGGGGCAGCCGGTGCTGGTGGACAACAAGCCCGGCGGCAACACCGCGCTGGCCGCGGCCGAGACGGCGCGCGCGCCGGCCGACGGCTACACCGTGCTGTCGGCCGACAACGGCACGCTGGTGTTCAACCCGGCGCTCTACAAGTCGCTGTCGTACAGCCCGGCCAAGGACCTGGCACCCGTCACGCTGATGGGCAAGTTCCCGATGATCCTGGTGGTCGGCGCCAATTCCGGCATGGCCACGGCCAGGGATTTCATCGCCAGGGCCAAAGCCAAGCCGGGCGACGTGAGCTATGCCTCGGCCGGCGCGGGCAGCCCGCACCACCTGGCGATGGAACTGCTCAAGGTGGAGGCGGGCCTCTTCATGGTCCACGTGCCGTACCGCGGCGCGGCACCGGCGCTGGCCGACGTGGTGGGCGGACAGCTGCCGGCCATGATGGTCGACCTGGCGGCCGGCGCGGGCTTCATCAAGGGCGGCAAGGTCCGCGCGCTGGCGGTGGCCAACCCGACGCGCCTGCCGCAGCTGCCCGACGTGCCCACCTTCGCCGAGCTCGGCTACAAGAACGTCGAAGCCGCCGCGCTGGTCGGTGTGGTGGTGCCCTCGGCCACGCCGCCGGAGGTGGTGAACACGCTCAACCGCCAGCTCGTGGCCGCGATCAACGAACCCTCGGTGCGCACGCGCATGACCGACTTTGGCGTGGAGCCCGTGGGCAGCACGCCCGCGCAGTACGCCGCGCTGCTGAAGAGCGAGACAACCCGCTGGCACAAGCTGATCCGCGACCTGAAGATCACGCTGGATTGA